A window of Rubricoccus marinus contains these coding sequences:
- a CDS encoding cob(I)yrinic acid a,c-diamide adenosyltransferase, which yields MKVYTKTGDDGTTALFGGDRVSKSHPRIAAYGTVDEVNSVLGMARATLDPGAATDLIARVQNELFVLGGDLAAPEETTYPLPRIEAHHTEQMEADIDRLTADLAPLKNFILPGGTQASASLHLARTVSRRAERLAIDMVGEGEVVSQEALNYLNRLSDWLFTLARWVNHDAGVEDIAWVPVADRTPAAP from the coding sequence ATGAAGGTCTACACCAAAACCGGCGACGACGGCACCACCGCGCTCTTCGGAGGCGACCGCGTCTCCAAAAGCCACCCCCGGATCGCAGCATACGGGACGGTCGACGAGGTCAACTCCGTGCTCGGCATGGCGCGTGCCACGCTCGACCCCGGAGCGGCCACCGACCTCATCGCGCGGGTCCAGAACGAGCTGTTCGTGCTCGGCGGCGACCTCGCCGCGCCTGAGGAGACGACGTACCCGCTGCCGCGGATCGAGGCGCACCACACGGAGCAGATGGAGGCGGACATCGACCGGCTGACGGCGGACCTCGCGCCGCTGAAGAACTTCATCCTGCCCGGTGGCACGCAGGCCTCGGCATCGCTCCACCTCGCGCGGACGGTCTCCCGCCGCGCCGAGCGGCTCGCGATCGACATGGTGGGCGAGGGCGAGGTCGTCTCGCAAGAGGCCCTCAACTACCTCAACCGGCTCTCGGACTGGCTGTTCACGCTCGCCCGGTGGGTCAACCATGACGCCGGCGTAGAAGACATCGCGTGGGTGCCCGTGGCCGACCGCACCCCCGCCGCTCCGTGA
- a CDS encoding tetratricopeptide repeat protein, with product MSKRATKKAGAAPLAPEVSAGTRRVFWAITLLIPFLFFALLEGGLRLGGYGGSYPLFEPVEGVPDVRVQSREVARRYFAQTEGVPNANADYFYAEKPEGSFRIIAQGGSSAAGFPYYWGAAFPRTMANRLRASYPGQRIDVVNTSIAAVNSYTLLDFADEIIEQKPDAVIIYAGHNEYYGALGAASAESFGRNPTLVRGYLALRRWRTVQLVRDVIAKLRGAGAEVPEASGEQSNETLMSRMVGEQSVPYGSELFEDGHRQFRENLDALLARYQAEGIPVFVGTLASNERTQRPFITAHAAGADTTAYNAALRDGLSAFARGDSAAALPAFRRATTASADAAEGHYRLAQALLASGEAEAAQEAFLRAKDLDALRFRAPEVFNASIREIASARGATVVESQDLVRERSPQGVIGDEMMLEHLHPTLAGYDAIADAFYASIRASGVIGETSQEAPPATLVRLSTPVDSLAGAIRVGRLTQSWPFRPDEVRPFALDTSRTPMAVLQIAEDLVQNKVGWETATDALADYYLAKGEYTEALRARQAMLMMYWFEPRVHDALAAVRMQMAQTLGEPRYVEMAKANYEASLTRNPNHGPALSMLGAIHLQRSEEAKASGASGVATQERGEAIAYLERARSVLPQDTQLLYNLAGAYALQGRWQDALRTVNVLLQRQPQNPAAQQLKASVLQNMG from the coding sequence GTGAGCAAGAGGGCGACCAAGAAGGCCGGGGCGGCGCCTCTGGCGCCAGAGGTCTCGGCGGGCACGCGCCGCGTCTTCTGGGCGATCACGCTGCTGATCCCGTTCCTCTTTTTTGCGCTGCTGGAGGGCGGGCTCCGGCTGGGCGGCTACGGCGGCAGCTATCCCCTCTTCGAGCCTGTGGAGGGCGTACCGGACGTTCGGGTGCAGAGCCGCGAGGTGGCACGCCGGTACTTCGCGCAAACAGAGGGCGTGCCGAACGCCAACGCGGACTACTTCTACGCCGAGAAACCCGAGGGCTCGTTCCGCATCATCGCTCAGGGCGGCTCCAGCGCGGCAGGCTTCCCGTACTACTGGGGCGCGGCGTTTCCCCGCACGATGGCAAACCGGCTCCGCGCGTCCTACCCCGGTCAGCGGATCGACGTGGTCAACACGTCCATCGCGGCCGTGAACAGCTACACGCTGCTGGACTTCGCGGACGAGATCATCGAGCAGAAGCCCGACGCCGTGATCATCTACGCGGGCCACAACGAGTATTACGGGGCGCTCGGCGCGGCTTCAGCCGAGAGCTTTGGGCGCAACCCCACCCTCGTGCGCGGCTACCTCGCGCTCCGCCGCTGGCGCACGGTCCAACTCGTCCGCGATGTCATCGCGAAGCTGCGCGGCGCTGGCGCCGAGGTCCCGGAGGCCTCGGGCGAACAGAGCAACGAGACGCTCATGAGCCGCATGGTGGGTGAGCAGTCGGTCCCCTACGGGTCCGAGCTGTTCGAGGACGGCCACCGGCAGTTCCGCGAAAACCTGGACGCGCTCCTGGCGCGCTACCAGGCCGAGGGCATCCCCGTCTTTGTGGGCACCCTCGCCTCCAACGAGCGCACGCAGCGCCCCTTTATCACGGCCCACGCCGCGGGCGCCGACACGACCGCGTACAACGCGGCGCTGCGCGACGGCTTGAGTGCCTTCGCCAGAGGCGACAGCGCCGCAGCGCTCCCCGCCTTCCGCCGCGCGACCACGGCCAGCGCCGACGCCGCCGAGGGGCACTACCGGCTGGCCCAAGCACTCCTGGCCTCTGGCGAAGCCGAGGCCGCTCAAGAGGCGTTCCTCCGCGCCAAGGACCTCGACGCGCTCCGCTTCCGTGCGCCCGAGGTGTTCAACGCGTCCATCCGCGAGATCGCTAGCGCCAGAGGCGCGACGGTCGTGGAATCCCAAGACCTCGTGCGCGAGCGCTCGCCGCAGGGCGTGATCGGGGACGAGATGATGCTGGAGCACCTCCATCCCACCCTCGCGGGCTACGACGCGATCGCGGACGCCTTCTACGCTTCCATCCGCGCCTCTGGCGTGATCGGCGAGACCTCGCAAGAGGCGCCGCCCGCCACCCTCGTGCGGCTCTCTACGCCCGTCGATAGCCTCGCGGGCGCGATCCGCGTGGGGCGCCTGACCCAAAGTTGGCCGTTCCGGCCGGACGAGGTGCGACCGTTTGCGCTCGACACTTCCCGCACCCCGATGGCGGTCTTGCAGATCGCCGAGGACTTGGTCCAGAACAAGGTGGGCTGGGAAACTGCCACGGACGCCCTCGCGGACTACTACCTCGCCAAAGGTGAGTACACCGAGGCGCTCCGCGCGCGCCAGGCCATGCTCATGATGTACTGGTTCGAGCCGCGCGTCCATGACGCTCTCGCGGCCGTTCGGATGCAGATGGCGCAAACGTTGGGCGAGCCGCGCTACGTGGAGATGGCCAAAGCCAACTACGAGGCCTCGCTCACCCGCAACCCCAACCACGGCCCGGCGCTCTCAATGCTGGGCGCCATCCACCTCCAGCGCTCTGAAGAGGCCAAGGCCTCTGGCGCCAGCGGCGTGGCAACGCAGGAGCGCGGCGAGGCCATCGCGTACCTGGAGCGCGCGCGGAGCGTGTTGCCGCAGGACACGCAACTGTTGTACAACCTCGCGGGCGCCTACGCGCTACAAGGCCGCTGGCAAGACGCGCTCCGCACGGTCAACGTGCTGCTCCAGCGCCAGCCGCAAAACCCCGCGGCGCAGCAGCTCAAAGCGAGCGTGCTCCAAAACATGGGCTAG
- a CDS encoding WD40/YVTN/BNR-like repeat-containing protein: MRLTLALLALLPLAATAQDNATPYPQNPIAPTPEAARMAGAEARAAMEARSPLGAVPFRSVGPTVMSGRVSAIEGKPGDPTVFYVAYASGGLWKTESAGTRFEPLFDEYASMTMGDIAVDWRDPEGDGPTVWAGTGESNSSRSSYAGTGVYKSTDGGATWAHVGLANSHHIGRIVLHPSDPNTAWVASIGPLYSNGGERGVYVTRDGGASWALTLAPEAEETGAIDLVMDPANPDRLYAATWTRSRRAWDFREAGPGSAIHRSDDGGMTWTRVTTDGSGFPTGADVGRIGLAVSPAAGGVLWATVDNQARRPKEADENEEAMDAVTQEALRSMSREAFLDLSEDALNAFLDANNFPYSYTAESILRDVREGNLEPLALVEFLEDANRALFDTPVVGAEVYRSDDGGATWTRTHEGYIDDLVYSYGYYFGQVRVAPDDPSRLYLIGVPLIGSTDGGATWAAIDDANVHVDHHDLWIDPTNPDRLLNANDGGVNISYDDARSWQSANVPAVGQFYTVTTDNAQPYNVYGGLQDNGVWRGPSDYRPSRGWLANGDYPYERLGGGDGMQIQVDPRDQTVYTGFQFGNYVRIPEGNGRASRITPSHTLGERPYRFNWQTPIHLSRHLPDVLYFGSNKVHRSLDRGETWQTISEDLTSGGEPGDVPYGTLTSLHESPLEYGLLAAGTDDGKIWVSEDDGRTWQDRSAGLPGPLWVSRVELSGHDRQRLLVSLNGYRWDHFDAYVYRSDDLGRTWTRIGTDLPAEPVNVAKEDPASGDIVYVGTDHGLYVSLDRGESFHPMRGQRAEREDADGARGESMWDSRTMPNVPVHDLTVQARDKDLVVGTHGRSIWIADLEEVQQLTPALLAEALHVFAPDTLQHSTRWGSKGGNWSDPYQPELSIAYTVAQGGPVTFSVVNTKGVELASWTHASGAGLNYAAWPMTVDRAISDEHEAGEDDELYYLMPGEYLLNVSAGSSSVSVPLVLKSGPEPRSRARKKMP, encoded by the coding sequence ATGCGCCTCACCCTCGCTCTTCTCGCCCTGTTGCCTCTGGCGGCCACCGCCCAGGACAACGCCACCCCGTACCCGCAGAACCCCATCGCGCCGACGCCAGAGGCCGCACGGATGGCGGGCGCCGAGGCCCGCGCCGCGATGGAGGCGCGCTCGCCGCTCGGCGCCGTGCCGTTCCGCAGCGTCGGCCCGACGGTGATGAGCGGGCGCGTAAGCGCGATCGAGGGCAAGCCCGGCGATCCGACCGTGTTCTACGTTGCCTACGCCTCTGGCGGGCTGTGGAAAACGGAGTCCGCAGGCACGCGCTTCGAACCGCTGTTCGACGAGTACGCGAGCATGACGATGGGCGACATCGCTGTGGACTGGCGCGATCCCGAAGGCGACGGGCCGACGGTCTGGGCCGGGACCGGCGAGAGCAACTCCAGCCGCTCCTCCTACGCCGGAACCGGCGTCTACAAATCCACCGATGGCGGCGCGACCTGGGCGCACGTCGGCCTCGCGAACTCGCACCACATCGGCCGCATCGTGCTCCACCCGAGCGATCCCAACACGGCCTGGGTCGCGAGCATCGGCCCGCTCTACTCCAACGGCGGCGAGCGCGGCGTCTACGTCACGCGCGATGGTGGCGCGTCCTGGGCCCTGACGCTCGCGCCAGAGGCCGAAGAGACCGGCGCCATCGACCTCGTGATGGACCCGGCGAACCCTGACCGCCTCTACGCCGCTACGTGGACGCGCTCCCGCCGCGCGTGGGACTTCCGCGAGGCCGGCCCCGGCTCCGCCATCCACCGCTCCGACGACGGCGGCATGACCTGGACGCGCGTCACGACCGACGGCTCCGGCTTCCCGACCGGCGCCGACGTCGGACGCATCGGCCTTGCCGTGTCGCCAGCGGCCGGGGGCGTGCTCTGGGCGACGGTCGACAACCAGGCCCGGCGGCCCAAGGAGGCCGACGAGAATGAGGAGGCGATGGACGCGGTCACGCAAGAGGCCCTGCGCTCCATGTCGCGCGAGGCGTTTCTCGACCTCAGCGAAGACGCGCTCAACGCGTTCTTGGACGCCAACAACTTCCCGTACAGCTACACCGCCGAGTCCATCTTGCGCGACGTGCGCGAGGGCAACCTGGAGCCTCTGGCGCTGGTCGAGTTCTTGGAGGATGCCAACCGCGCGCTGTTCGACACGCCCGTCGTCGGCGCCGAGGTGTACCGCTCGGACGATGGGGGCGCGACCTGGACGCGGACGCACGAGGGCTACATCGACGACCTCGTGTATTCCTACGGCTACTACTTCGGACAGGTGCGCGTAGCGCCGGACGATCCCAGCCGGCTCTACCTCATCGGCGTCCCGCTGATCGGCAGCACCGACGGCGGCGCCACGTGGGCGGCTATCGACGACGCGAACGTGCACGTGGACCACCACGACCTGTGGATCGACCCGACCAACCCCGACCGGCTGCTCAACGCCAACGACGGCGGCGTCAACATCTCCTACGACGACGCCCGCTCCTGGCAAAGCGCCAACGTCCCGGCCGTCGGCCAGTTCTACACCGTCACGACGGACAACGCGCAGCCGTACAACGTCTACGGCGGCCTGCAGGACAACGGCGTCTGGCGCGGACCAAGCGACTACCGCCCCTCGCGTGGCTGGCTCGCAAACGGCGACTACCCCTACGAGCGGCTCGGCGGGGGCGACGGCATGCAGATCCAGGTGGACCCGCGTGACCAGACGGTCTACACCGGCTTCCAGTTCGGCAACTACGTCCGCATCCCCGAAGGCAACGGACGCGCGAGCCGCATCACGCCCAGTCACACACTGGGTGAGCGCCCGTACCGCTTCAACTGGCAGACCCCCATCCACCTCTCGCGGCACCTGCCGGACGTGCTCTACTTCGGCTCCAACAAGGTCCACCGCTCGCTCGACCGCGGCGAAACCTGGCAGACCATCTCCGAGGATCTCACCTCTGGCGGTGAGCCCGGCGACGTCCCGTACGGCACGCTCACGAGCCTCCACGAGAGCCCGCTGGAGTACGGGCTTCTGGCGGCGGGAACGGACGACGGCAAAATCTGGGTAAGCGAAGACGACGGCCGCACGTGGCAGGACCGCTCCGCTGGCCTCCCCGGTCCGCTCTGGGTTTCGCGCGTGGAGCTTTCCGGCCACGATCGCCAGAGGCTCCTCGTCTCGCTCAACGGCTACCGCTGGGACCACTTCGACGCTTACGTCTACCGTTCCGACGACCTTGGCCGCACGTGGACGCGCATCGGCACGGACCTTCCCGCCGAGCCCGTCAACGTGGCCAAGGAAGACCCGGCCTCTGGCGACATCGTGTACGTGGGAACGGACCACGGCCTCTACGTCTCGCTGGACCGTGGCGAGAGCTTCCACCCCATGCGCGGCCAGCGCGCCGAGCGCGAGGACGCCGACGGCGCCAGAGGCGAGAGCATGTGGGACAGCCGCACAATGCCTAACGTGCCCGTCCACGACCTCACGGTGCAGGCGCGCGATAAGGATCTGGTGGTCGGCACGCACGGCCGGAGCATCTGGATTGCGGACCTGGAAGAGGTGCAGCAGCTCACGCCCGCGCTTCTGGCCGAGGCGCTCCACGTCTTCGCGCCCGACACGCTCCAGCACTCCACGCGCTGGGGCTCCAAGGGCGGAAACTGGAGCGACCCGTACCAGCCTGAGCTGAGCATCGCGTACACCGTCGCTCAAGGCGGCCCGGTCACGTTCTCCGTCGTCAACACGAAGGGCGTCGAACTGGCCTCGTGGACCCACGCCTCTGGCGCCGGGCTGAACTACGCCGCGTGGCCAATGACCGTGGACCGCGCAATAAGCGACGAGCACGAGGCCGGAGAAGACGACGAGCTCTACTACCTGATGCCGGGCGAGTACCTGCTCAACGTCTCGGCGGGTAGCAGCAGCGTGTCCGTCCCGCTTGTGCTCAAGAGCGGCCCCGAGCCTCGTAGCCGCGCGCGCAAGAAGATGCCGTAA
- a CDS encoding YkvA family protein produces MTAFSESNAKRGLHLFRRRAEREAQEPGKLQSLAETASAKAQEHSEHLGALRADLPVLLRVVKAYARGEYRAIPWKSIVTLVAGLIYFVVPVDLIPDFIPVVGYIDDAAVIGLALRYVRKDLEAFEAWEDEA; encoded by the coding sequence ATGACTGCCTTCTCCGAGTCCAACGCCAAACGCGGCCTCCACCTCTTCCGCCGCCGCGCCGAACGCGAGGCGCAGGAGCCCGGAAAGCTCCAGTCTCTCGCCGAGACGGCCAGCGCAAAGGCGCAGGAGCACAGCGAGCACCTCGGGGCGCTTCGCGCCGATCTCCCCGTCCTCCTCCGCGTGGTCAAGGCCTACGCCAGAGGCGAGTACCGGGCCATCCCGTGGAAGTCCATCGTCACGCTCGTGGCGGGGCTGATCTACTTCGTCGTCCCGGTAGACCTCATCCCGGACTTTATCCCGGTCGTGGGCTACATCGACGACGCGGCCGTTATCGGCCTCGCGCTGCGATACGTGCGCAAGGATCTGGAAGCGTTCGAGGCCTGGGAGGACGAGGCGTAG
- a CDS encoding M20/M25/M40 family metallo-hydrolase, which produces MRLSAFAALLLAAPVVAQPVAEPTDSTAIAFIKAEATERGQVMDHATWMTDVHGARLTGSEALDRAQEWAVDRFRSWGVSAELEPWGTFGRGWKSDRMAMSARVSGPDVASQSFPLTAAPKAWSPSTGRASGELVVIDIDDDTLDPATLDVRGKVVLMGSLSDVARGLEPLAQRRDEHELLELANAGLAMTRGAQRRYSPEVLARYRARAARTQAVLTGEPLAILTPSGTGGSGAVRAMQAAVPEGQATGAGGRAAPWTAGVETVAQFAVLDEHANRLIRLAEAGQSVTIDLDYAATFTDEEVVEDNVIAEIPGTDLADEIVIVGGHFDSWHSGSGATDNAAGSAVTMEAARILKAFYDARGEGPRRTIRFALWTGEEQGLWGSRGYVSEHFAPTPGYGEPPTDVLPGHANVSAYYNMDNGSGRFRGVYMQSNEAVRPIFRAWLDAFDDSTAQTLTISNTGGTDHLSFDNVGIPGFQFLQDPLAYFAKTWHTHMDVYDHLDPDDMEQAAAMMATFAHHTAERAEKLPRKAMPDLAGN; this is translated from the coding sequence ATGCGTCTCTCCGCTTTCGCGGCCCTCTTGCTGGCCGCCCCCGTCGTCGCTCAGCCTGTGGCCGAGCCGACCGACTCCACCGCCATCGCGTTTATCAAGGCCGAGGCCACTGAGCGCGGCCAGGTCATGGACCACGCCACGTGGATGACCGACGTGCACGGCGCGCGCCTGACGGGCTCCGAAGCGCTCGACCGCGCCCAGGAGTGGGCCGTTGACCGCTTCCGCTCCTGGGGCGTGAGCGCCGAACTGGAGCCCTGGGGCACGTTCGGCCGCGGCTGGAAAAGCGACCGCATGGCCATGTCGGCCCGCGTGAGCGGCCCCGACGTGGCCTCGCAGTCCTTCCCGCTTACGGCCGCGCCCAAGGCGTGGAGCCCGAGCACCGGTCGCGCCTCTGGCGAGCTGGTCGTCATCGACATCGACGACGACACGCTGGACCCGGCGACGCTCGACGTGCGCGGCAAGGTCGTCCTCATGGGCTCGCTCTCCGACGTCGCCAGAGGCCTGGAGCCGCTGGCGCAGCGGCGCGATGAGCACGAGCTCCTGGAGCTCGCCAACGCGGGCCTCGCGATGACGCGCGGGGCGCAGCGCCGCTACTCCCCCGAGGTGCTCGCGCGGTACCGTGCTCGGGCGGCCCGCACGCAGGCCGTGCTGACCGGCGAGCCTCTGGCGATCCTCACGCCCTCGGGCACGGGAGGCTCCGGCGCCGTTCGCGCCATGCAGGCCGCCGTCCCGGAAGGGCAGGCCACCGGCGCCGGAGGCCGCGCCGCGCCGTGGACGGCCGGCGTCGAGACTGTTGCGCAGTTCGCCGTTCTGGACGAGCACGCCAACCGCCTGATCCGCCTCGCTGAGGCCGGACAGTCGGTGACCATCGACCTGGACTACGCGGCGACGTTTACCGACGAGGAAGTCGTGGAGGACAACGTCATCGCGGAGATCCCCGGCACGGACCTCGCGGACGAGATCGTGATCGTCGGCGGACACTTCGACTCGTGGCACAGCGGCTCGGGCGCGACGGACAACGCGGCCGGCTCTGCTGTCACGATGGAGGCCGCCCGCATCCTCAAGGCGTTCTACGACGCCAGAGGCGAGGGCCCCCGCCGCACCATCCGCTTCGCGCTGTGGACCGGCGAGGAGCAGGGACTGTGGGGCTCGCGCGGCTACGTCAGCGAGCACTTCGCGCCGACGCCCGGCTACGGTGAGCCGCCGACGGACGTCCTGCCCGGCCACGCCAACGTCTCGGCGTACTACAACATGGACAACGGCTCCGGGCGCTTCCGCGGCGTCTACATGCAGTCCAACGAGGCCGTGCGGCCCATCTTCCGCGCGTGGCTCGACGCCTTCGATGACTCGACGGCCCAAACGCTGACCATCAGCAACACCGGCGGCACGGACCACCTCTCGTTCGACAACGTGGGCATCCCCGGCTTCCAGTTCCTCCAGGATCCTCTGGCGTACTTCGCCAAGACGTGGCACACGCACATGGACGTGTACGACCACCTGGACCCGGACGATATGGAGCAGGCTGCGGCCATGATGGCAACGTTTGCGCACCACACTGCCGAGCGCGCCGAGAAGCTCCCTCGCAAGGCGATGCCGGACCTGGCCGGCAACTAA
- a CDS encoding carboxypeptidase-like regulatory domain-containing protein: MSSRLHLLAFVLPLLLVAAHTPPEDAGRQASGAIAGVITLADTGEPVPGASIALVGTPRGAASNIDGEFTIADVPAGDHEVRVAYVGMVAQTLTVTVREGETTPLNVALVVDETIEEVVVGAERAVISRDATGGARTVSGKASGLSSPTSPRMAPARSRAADLATPGMIRDMEP, translated from the coding sequence ATGTCGTCTCGCCTACACCTCCTCGCTTTCGTCCTGCCCTTGCTGCTCGTCGCGGCGCACACGCCGCCAGAGGACGCAGGCCGCCAGGCCTCTGGCGCGATCGCGGGCGTCATCACGCTCGCGGACACCGGCGAGCCCGTCCCCGGCGCGTCGATCGCTCTGGTCGGCACGCCGCGCGGCGCGGCGTCCAACATCGACGGTGAGTTCACGATTGCCGACGTGCCTGCGGGCGACCACGAGGTGCGCGTGGCATACGTCGGCATGGTGGCTCAAACGCTCACCGTGACGGTGCGTGAGGGCGAAACCACCCCGCTGAACGTGGCGCTGGTAGTGGACGAAACGATCGAAGAAGTCGTCGTCGGGGCCGAGCGCGCCGTGATCTCGCGCGATGCGACCGGCGGCGCGCGCACGGTCAGCGGCAAAGCCTCTGGCCTCTCGTCGCCCACGAGCCCCCGGATGGCACCGGCCCGCAGCCGCGCAGCAGACCTGGCCACGCCCGGCATGATCCGCGACATGGAGCCCC
- a CDS encoding vWA domain-containing protein → RPAPGLLTAGDVDDHLNYEYFLGWLGRSLVSEQRQRLIGDLDLADRVTVRIVDRVGAPVANAQVRVEASGGRRAGGLVTQAGTDGRLELFPTYDFGQGVRDLELSVTLAGQRGATEERIRLNRLGADREVTIRLAGDAPGRTRQMDIAFTIDVTGSMGDELNYLTEEFQSIVERLKSRYDGVDLRFGLVAYRDQGDEFVVRDYPFTSDIQRMQGQLSDLRASGGGDYPEAMDEAFRAALDLDWRPGATRLLFLVADAPPHDGNIDDMMAHVRRARASGVRVYPLAASGVAETAEVVMRTAAALTQGRHLFLTDDSGIGRSHQEPKVECFVVTKLNDLLVRVIASEIEGRRVEPSRREVIREVGDYDAGVCESQPFAQQGPQISPRGRDELGGYLTPSE, encoded by the coding sequence GCGTCCCGCTCCCGGCCTCCTCACCGCCGGCGACGTGGACGACCACCTCAACTACGAGTACTTCCTCGGCTGGCTCGGCCGCTCGCTCGTCTCCGAGCAGCGCCAGAGGCTGATCGGCGACCTCGACCTAGCGGACCGTGTGACGGTTCGCATCGTGGACCGCGTGGGCGCGCCGGTCGCGAACGCGCAGGTGCGCGTCGAGGCCTCTGGCGGACGCCGCGCCGGCGGGCTGGTGACGCAGGCAGGGACCGACGGACGGCTCGAACTCTTCCCGACCTACGACTTCGGCCAGGGCGTGCGGGACCTGGAGCTGTCCGTGACGCTCGCGGGGCAACGCGGCGCGACCGAGGAGCGCATCCGGCTCAACCGCCTGGGCGCCGACCGGGAGGTCACGATCCGCCTCGCGGGCGACGCTCCCGGCCGCACGCGCCAGATGGACATCGCGTTCACGATCGACGTGACCGGCAGCATGGGCGACGAGTTGAACTACCTCACCGAGGAGTTCCAGTCCATCGTGGAGCGCCTCAAGAGCCGCTACGATGGCGTCGACCTCCGCTTCGGCCTCGTCGCCTACCGCGACCAGGGCGACGAGTTCGTGGTCCGCGACTACCCGTTCACCAGCGACATCCAGCGGATGCAGGGTCAGCTCAGCGACCTCCGCGCCTCTGGCGGCGGCGACTACCCGGAGGCGATGGACGAGGCCTTCCGGGCCGCCCTCGATCTCGACTGGCGTCCGGGCGCCACGCGCCTCCTCTTCCTCGTCGCCGACGCGCCGCCGCACGATGGCAACATCGACGACATGATGGCGCACGTGCGTCGCGCGAGGGCCTCTGGCGTGCGCGTGTACCCGCTCGCCGCCAGCGGCGTGGCTGAGACCGCCGAAGTGGTGATGCGCACCGCCGCCGCGCTCACGCAGGGCCGCCACCTATTCCTGACCGACGACTCCGGCATCGGCCGTAGCCACCAGGAGCCCAAAGTGGAGTGCTTTGTCGTGACCAAGCTCAACGACTTGCTCGTGCGCGTGATCGCCAGCGAGATCGAAGGCCGGCGGGTGGAGCCCTCGCGCCGCGAGGTCATCCGCGAGGTCGGCGACTACGACGCGGGCGTGTGCGAGAGCCAGCCCTTCGCTCAGCAGGGCCCCCAGATCTCGCCGCGCGGGCGGGACGAGTTGGGCGGCTACCTCACACCGAGCGAGTAA
- a CDS encoding nuclear transport factor 2 family protein: protein MSDLKEKVEDLNNRILNGDILGAFEDYYAENVVMIDAGQPPREGKDINRTYEEAFVNGLSEFRGAEVKAVAIDEDKGKALVEWHFDFTHNDYGVQKYDQVAVQTWKDGQIVEERFYKL, encoded by the coding sequence ATGTCAGATCTCAAAGAGAAGGTCGAAGACCTCAACAACCGCATCCTCAACGGCGACATCCTCGGCGCGTTCGAGGACTACTACGCCGAGAACGTCGTGATGATCGACGCCGGTCAGCCGCCGCGCGAGGGCAAGGACATCAACCGCACGTACGAGGAGGCCTTCGTCAACGGCCTCTCCGAGTTCCGCGGTGCCGAGGTCAAGGCCGTCGCGATCGACGAGGACAAGGGCAAGGCGCTCGTCGAGTGGCACTTCGACTTCACGCACAACGACTACGGCGTGCAGAAGTACGACCAGGTCGCTGTCCAGACGTGGAAGGACGGCCAGATCGTGGAGGAGCGCTTCTACAAGCTGTAG
- a CDS encoding endonuclease III domain-containing protein → MTVSRERFLAVHDALCQEHGCPIDWFSSKDPLSELVSALLSHRTKNADSARAYRALRDRFPSWEAVRDAPTPEVEAAIAPCTWPEQKAPRLQAVLKAIGDRRPAPDLFTAEAPGARGLSLDWLADLGVREARAWLETIPGVGPKTSAAVLLFSRLRMPALPVDSHHHRVAQRLGWIPEKMPVGPSHEALEAMLPEEWGAREVYDHHEVLMLHGQRVCHWRTPECERCVVLELCPFGQRRQEKVTSVET, encoded by the coding sequence ATGACCGTTTCCCGCGAGCGATTCCTCGCCGTCCACGACGCGCTGTGCCAAGAGCACGGCTGCCCCATCGACTGGTTCTCCAGCAAGGACCCGCTGAGCGAACTCGTCTCCGCGCTGCTCTCGCATCGGACCAAGAACGCGGACAGCGCCCGCGCCTACCGCGCGCTCCGCGATCGCTTCCCCTCGTGGGAAGCCGTGCGCGATGCGCCGACGCCAGAGGTGGAGGCGGCCATCGCGCCGTGCACGTGGCCCGAGCAAAAGGCGCCGAGGCTTCAGGCCGTGCTGAAAGCCATCGGCGACCGGCGGCCGGCTCCGGACCTGTTCACGGCGGAGGCCCCTGGCGCCAGAGGCCTCTCGCTGGACTGGCTCGCGGACCTCGGCGTGCGGGAGGCGCGCGCGTGGCTGGAGACGATCCCGGGCGTCGGGCCAAAGACGAGCGCGGCGGTCTTGCTGTTCAGCCGCTTGCGGATGCCGGCGCTGCCCGTGGATAGCCATCACCACCGCGTGGCGCAACGACTGGGGTGGATTCCCGAGAAGATGCCGGTTGGCCCGTCGCACGAGGCGCTGGAAGCGATGCTCCCAGAGGAGTGGGGCGCGCGCGAGGTGTACGACCACCACGAAGTGCTGATGCTCCACGGGCAGCGCGTCTGCCACTGGCGGACGCCGGAGTGCGAGCGGTGCGTGGTCCTGGAGTTGTGCCCGTTCGGGCAGCGGCGGCAGGAAAAGGTGACCTCTGTTGAAACATAG